In Passer domesticus isolate bPasDom1 chromosome 7, bPasDom1.hap1, whole genome shotgun sequence, one genomic interval encodes:
- the LRRC8C gene encoding volume-regulated anion channel subunit LRRC8C: MIPVTEFRQFSEQQPAFRVLKPWWDVFTDYLSVAMLMIGVFGCTLQVMQDKIICLPKRVQPCQNQSNSSNVFNTIPDTTPLPPPKPSTPPATVEMKGLKTDLDLQQYSFINQVCYERALHWYAKYFPYLVLIHTLVFMLCSNFWFKFPGSSSKIEHFISILGKCFDSPWTTRALSEVSGEDSEEKDNRKNNINKSNTTQPSTEGTLVKTQSLKSIPEKLVVDKGTPGALDKKEGEQAKALFEKVKKFRLHVEEGDILYVMYVRQTVLKVIKFLIIIAYNTALVSEVNFTVVCNVDIEDMTGYKNFCCNHTMAHLFSKLSYCYLCFVSIYGLTCLYTLYWLFYRSLKEYSFEYVRQETGIDDIPDVKNDFAFMLHMIDQYDPLYSKRFAVFLSEVSENKLKQLNLNNEWTADKLRQRLQTNSHSHLELQLFMLSGLPDTVFEITELQSLKLEIINNVMIPATIAQLDNLQELSLHQCSVKIHSAALAFLKENLKILSVKFDDIRELPHWMYGLRNLEELYLIGSLSHDISKNITLESFRELKSLKVLHVKSNLSKIPQSAVDVSSHLQKLCIHNDGTKLVMLNNLKKMVNLTQLELVHCDLERIPHAVFSLLSLQELDLKENNLKSIEEIVSFQHLRKLTILKLWYNSITYIPEHIKKLTSLERLSFSHNKIEVLPSHLFLCNKIRYLDLSYNDIRFIPPEIGVLQSLQYFSITCNKVESVPDELYFCKKLKTLKIGKNNLSVLSPKIGNLTLLSYLDIKGNHFEILPPELGECRALKRTGFTVEDNLFETLPSDVREQMKAE, from the exons ATGATTCCTGTGACCGAGTTCCGGCAGTTCTCGGAGCAGCAGCCGGCGTTCCGGGTGCTGAAGCCCTGGTGGGATGTGTTCACGGACTATCTCTCGGTGGCCATGCTGATGATCGGAGTGTTCGGCTGCACCTTGCAG GTCATGCAAGACAAGATAATATGCCTTCCAAAGCGTGTCCAGCCTTGCCAGAACCAATCTAATAGTTCAAATGTGTTTAACACAATCCCAGATACCACCCCCCTTCCACCACCGAAGCCATCCACCCCTCCAGCTACAGTTGAAATGAAAGGACTCAAGACTGACTTGGACCTTCAGCAGTACAGCTTTATAAATCAGGTGTGCTACGAACGGGCTCTGCACTGGTATGCCAAGTACTTCCCTTACCTTGTCCTTATACACACACTGGTCTTCATGCTGTGTAGTAACTTCTGGTTCAAATTCCCTGGATCAAGCTCCAAAATTGAACACTTCATTTCAATACTTGGGAAATGTTTTGATTCTCCCTGGACGACAAGAGCTTTATCTGAAGTGTCAGGGGAAGACTCTGAAGAGAAGGATAACAGGAAGAACAACATTAACAAGTCTAATACTACTCAGCCAAGCACTGAAGGCACTTTGGTCAAGACACAGTCTTTAAAATCAATCCCTGAGAAGTTAGTTGTGGATAAGGGAACACCTGGGGCATTAGATAAAAAAGAAGGTGAACAGGCCAAAGCACTGTTTGAAAAGGTGAAGAAATTTAGACTGCATGTTGAGGAGGGTGATATACTGTATGTCATGTACGTTCGCCAGACTGTACTTAAGGTAATTAAATTCCTTATTATTATTGCTTACAACACAGCACTTGTCTCAGAAGTTAATTTTACAGTAGTCTGTAACGTTGATATTGAAGACATGACAGGATACAAGAACTTTTGCTGTAATCACACCATGGCACATCTGTTCTCTAAACTCTCCTACTGCTACCTGTGCTTTGTCAGCATCTATGGCCTGACATGCCTTTACACACTGTACTGGCTGTTCTACCGCTCACTGAAAGAATATTCCTTTGAGTATGTTCGGCAGGAGACGGGAATCGATGACATCCCAGATGTCAAGAATGACTTTGCTTTTATGCTTCATATGATCGATCAGTATGATCCTCTCTACTCCAAGCGCTTCGCTGTCTTCCTGTCTGAAGTCAGTGAAAATAAGCTGAAACAGCTGAACCTGAACAATGAGTGGACTGCAGATAAACTGCGACAGAGGCTGCAGACAAACTCCCACAGCCATTTGGAGCTACAGCTTTTCATGCTTTCTGGACTACCAGACACAGTGTTTGAAATTACTGAGCTGCAGTCTTTAAAACTTGAAATAATTAATAATGTAATGATACCAGCAACCATTGCACAGCTGGACAATCTCCAGGAGCTGTCATTGCACCAGTGCTCTGTGAAGATCCACAGTGCTGCCTTGGCTTTTCTGAAGGAGAATCTCAAGATCTTGAGCGTCAAGTTTGATGACATCAGAGAACTTCCACATTGGATGTATGGCCTCAGAAATTTGGAAGAGCTCTATTTAATTGGCTCCTTAAGTCATGATATTTCTAAAAACATTACATTGGAGTCTTTTCGGGAGCTTAAAAGCCTAAAAGTTCTTCACGTAAAAAGTAATTTGTCCAAAATCCCACAATCTGCAGTTGATGTTTCAAGTCACCTGCAGAAATTGTGTATCCATAATGATGGCACTAAGTTAGTGATGCTCAACAACCTGAAGAAAATGGTCAACTTGACACAGCTGGAATTGGTTCATTGTGATTTAGAGCGCATACCTCATGCAGTCTTCAGCCTTCTCAGTCTTCAGGAATTGGATCTAAAGGAAAACAACCTCAAATCCATTGAAGAAATCGTAAGTTTTCAACATCTGCGAAAGCTGACAATCCTCAAGCTGTGGTACAACAGTATCACCTACATCCCAGAGCATATAAAGAAACTCACGAGTCTAGAGCGGCTTTCCTTCAGCCATAACAAAATAGAGGTTCTTCCGTCCCACCTATTCCTATGCAACAAAATCAGATACTTGGATTTGTCTTACAATGACATTCGCTTTATCCCACCTGAAATAGGAGTTCTTCAGAGTTTACAGTACTTTTCCATTACTTGCAACAAAGTGGAGAGTGTGCCAGATGAACTGTACTTTTGCAAAAAACTTAAGACTctgaaaattgggaaaaataacTTGTCAGTCCTTTCACCTAAAATTGGTAATTTGACATTGCTCTCCTACTTGGATATTAAAGGCAATCACTTTGAAATTCTTCCACCTGAGCTCGGTGAGTGTAGAGCTCTGAAGAGGACTGGTTTCACTGTGGAGGACAACTTGTTCGAAACTTTGCCATCTGATGTCAGGGAGCAAATGAAAGCTGAATAA